From Camelus bactrianus isolate YW-2024 breed Bactrian camel chromosome 16, ASM4877302v1, whole genome shotgun sequence, the proteins below share one genomic window:
- the NEURL4 gene encoding neuralized-like protein 4 isoform X1: MAAGSGGSGGSGGGPGPGPGGGGGPGGSGPGPGSGGGLSSGGELHPRTGRLVSLSACGRTARRQQPGQEFNHGLVLSREPLRDGRIFTVRIDRKVNSWSGSIEIGVTALDPSVLDFPSSATGLKGGSWVVSGCSVLRDGRSVLEEYGQDLDQLGEGDRVGVERTVAGELRLWVNGRDCGVAATGLPARVWAVVDLYGKCTQITVLPPEPGFNPPTPIPTPPLEPSAPPEDSALAEQGTSGDEAFMVSPAQARPETFPNSLESHNDFAGMELSEVVSNAILSAYNGGLLNVNLSSPPAGGAPGPSGAATSPILTSNDALLFHEKCGTLIKLSNNNKTAERRRPLDEFNNGVVMTNRPLRDNEMFEIRIDKLVDKWSGSIEIGVTTHNPNNLEYPATMTNLQSGTIMMSGCGILTNGKGTRREYCEFGLDELQEGDHIGLTRKSNSALHFFINGIDQGVATPLTPPVVYGVVDLYGMAVKVTIVHNNNHSDRLRRNNAILRALSPEGALRRAAPAAQAEPERLLFHPNCGQKAAITHEGRTALRPHATDDFNHGVVLSSRALRDGEVFQVRIDKMVDKWAGSIEIGVTTHNPAYLQLPSTMTNLRSGTWMMTGNGVMHNGTTILDEYGHNLDRLKAGDTVGVVRREDGTLHFFVNGMTQGPAAWNVPPGVYAVVDLYGQAAQATIVDDVEVPPVPEPLPEGNNQASPSSPSSGAGGSDLRFHQLHGSNAVITNGGRTALRHNCRSEFNDAIVISNRALRDGELFEIVIQKMVDRWSGSIEAGVTAIRPEDLEFPNTMTDIDYDTWMLSGTAIMQDGNTMRNNYGCDLDALGTGARIGMMRTAKGDLHYFINGQDQGAACSGLPPGKEVYAVVDLYGQCVQVSITNATGPMDNSLATSNTATEKSFPLHSPVAGVAHRFHSTCGKNITLEEDGTRAVRAAGYAHGLVFSTKELKTEEVFEVKVEELDEKWAGCLRLGLTTLAPGEMGPGAGGGPGLPPSLPELRTKTTWMVSSCEVRRDGQLQRMNYGRNLERLGVGSRVGIRRGADDTMHILVDGEDMGPAATGIAKNVWAVLDLYGPVRSVSIVSSSRLEEQEGTQPPSPSSDTGSEGEEDDEGEEHSLEVRGSTRTHRGQNQVAIMPTALEFLENHGKNILLSNRNRTATRVASYNQGIVVINQPLVPQLLVQVRIDFLNRQWTSSLVLGVITCPPERLNFPASACALKRAAWLLRGRGVFHNGLKICEKFGPNLDTCPEGTILGLRLDGSGGLHLHVNGMDQGVAVPDVPQPCHALVDLYGQCEQVTIVSPEPGAASGKSAGTQGDMEKADMVDGIKESVCWGPPPAASPLKSCEYHALCSRFQELLLLPEDYFMPPPKRSLCYCESCRKLRGDEAHRRRGEPPREYALPFGWCRFNLRVNPRLEAGTLTKKWHMAYHGSNVAAVRRVLDRGELGAGTASILSCRPLKGEPGVGFEEPGENCAPPREEQPPPVLLSPSLQYAGAETLASKVQFRDPKSQRTHQAQVAFQVCVRPGSYTPGPPSAALREPPDPHFSPAELEWVTKEKGATLLYALLVRVE, from the exons ATGGCGGCGGGGTCGGGTGGGAGTGGGGGCTCTGGGGGaggcccggggccggggccaggtgggggtgggggcccggGCGGGAGCGGCCCAGGACCGGGGTCTGGCGGGGGTCTGAGCAGCGGCGGGGAACTGCACCCGCGCACCGGGCGCTTGGTGAGCTTGTCGGCCTGTGGGCGTACAGCGCGGCGGCAGCAACCGGGCCAGGAGTTTAACCACGGGCTTGTGTTGAGCCGAGAACCCTTGCGCGACGGACGCATCTTCACGGTCCGCATCGATCGCAAG GTCAACTCCTGGAGTGGCTCCATTGAGATTGGGGTGACGGCACTGGACCCCAGTGTGCTGGACTTCCCAAGCAGCGCCACGGGGCTGAAGGGGGGCTCGTGGGTAGTGTCAGGCTGCTCGGTGCTGAGGGATGGACGTTCTGTGCTGGAGGAGTATGGTCAGGACCTGGACCAGCTTGGTGAAGGGGACCGTGTGGGCGTGGAGCGCACAGTGGCGGGGGAGCTGCGGCTCTGGGTGAATGGGCGGGATTGTGGTGTGGCCGCCACGGGCCTGCCCGCTCGGGTCTGGGCTGTCGTGGACCTTTACGGCAAATGCACCCAGATCACCGTGCTACCCCCTGAGCCAGGCTTCAATCCCCCTACTCCCATCCCCACGCCTCCCCTTGAGCCCTCTGCCCCACCTGAAGATTCTGCCTTGGCTGAGCAGGGAACCTCTGGGGATGAAG CCTTCATGGTGTCCCCAGCGCAGGCCCGGCCGGAGACGTTTCCTAACAGCCTTGAGTCGCATAATG ACTTTGCTGGCATGGAGCTCTCCGAGGTGGTGAGCAACGCCATCCTGTCTGCCTACAACGGGGGGCTCCTAAACGTGAACCTGAGCTCCCCCCCAGCAGGGGGAGCACCAGGGCCTAGCGGTGCTGCCACGTCGCCCATCCTCACGTCCAACGATGCCCTACTTTTTCACGAGAAATGTGGAACCCTCATCAAACTCAGCAACAACAATAAGACGGCTGAGCGGCGCCGGCCCCTGGATGAATTCAACAATGGGGTTGTCATGACCAACCGCCCACTCCGGGACAATGAGATGTTTGAG ATCCGCATCGACAAGCTTGTAGATAAGTGGTCGGGCTCCATTGAGATTGGTGTCACCACCCACAACCCCAACAATTTGGAGTACCCAGCCACCATGACCAACCTACAGTCAG GCACCATCATGATGAGTGGCTGCGGGATCCTGACCAATGGCAAGGGCACCCGCCGCGAGTACTGTGAATTTGGTCTGGATGAGCTGCAG GAGGGCGACCACATTGGTCTCACGAGGAAGTCCAACTCTGCCCTCCACTTCTTCATTAATGGCATCGATCAGG GCGTGGCTACCCCACTGACACCCCCAGTGGTGTACGGCGTGGTGGACTTGTATGGGATGGCCGTGAAGGTGACCATCGTCCACAATAACAACCATAGTGACCGTCTGCGCCGGAACAATGCCATCCTGCGGGCACTTTCCCCCGAGGGTGCTCTCCGCCGCGCTGCTCCTGCTGCCCAGGCGGAACCCGAGCGCCTGCTCTTCCACCCCAACTGTGGGCAGAAGGCAGCCATCACCCACGAGGGACGCACAGCCCTGAGGCCCCA TGCCACCGATGACTTTAATCACGGCGTGGTGCTGAGCAGCAGAGCCCTGCGGGATGGAGAAGTGTTCCAGGTGCGCATCGACAAGATGGTAGACAAATGGGCTGGCTCCATTGAGATCGGCGTCACCACCCACAACCCTGCCTACCTCCAGCTGCCCTCCACCATGACCAACTTGCGCTCTG GGACCTGGATGATGACTGGGAATGGGGTGATGCACAATGGGACGACCATCTTGGACGAATACGGGCACAACCTGGACCGACTCAAG GCAGGGGACACGGTGGGCGTGGTGCGGCGGGAAGATGGGACTCTCCACTTCTTTGTCAATGGGATGACTCAGGGCCCTGCTGCCTGGAACGTGCCCCCGGGCGTCTATGCTGTCGTTGATCTCTACGGCCAGGCGGCCCAGGCCACCATTGTGGACGACGTGG AGGTGCCCCCGGTCCCTGAGCCACTCCCTGAGGGGAACAACCAGGCATCTCCAAGCTCCCCGTCATCAGGGGCCGGGGGCTCCGACCTCCGCTTCCACCAGCTGCACGGTAGCAACGCAGTCATCACCAACGGGGGCCGCACCGCACTCCGCCACAACTGCCGCAGCGAGTTCAATGACGCCATTGTCATCTCCAACCG GGCCCTGCGGGATGGAGAGCTGTTTGAAATTGTCATTCAGAAGATGGTGGACCGCTGGTCAGGTTCCATTGAGGCTG GAGTGACCGCTATTCGGCCGGAGGACCTTGAATTTCCCAACACGATGACAGACATTGACTACGATACATGGATGCTGAG CGGCACAGCCATCATGCAGGATGGTAACACGATGCGAAACAACTACGGGTGCGACCTCGACGCGCTGGGCACAGGCGCGCGCATCGGCATGATGCGAACAGCCAAGGGTGACCTGCACTACTTCATCAATGGCCAGGACCAAGGCGCTGCCTGCTCAGGCTTGCCTCCCGGTAAAG AGGTATATGCAGTCGTGGATCTGTATGGTCAGTGCGTCCAAGTGTCCATCACCAATGCCACCGGCCCCATGGACAATAGCCTGGCGACCAGCAACACCGCCACTGAGAAGTCATTCCCCCTGCACTCCCCAG TGGCTGGCGTGGCTCATCGATTCCACAGTACTTGCGGCAAGAACATCACACTGGAGGAAGACGGCACGAGGGCAGTGCGTGCGGCTGGTTACGCCCATGGCCTCGTCTTCAGCACCAAGGAGCTCAAAACGGAGGAAGTCTTTGAG GTGAAAGTGGAAGAGCTGGATGAGAAGTGGGCAGGTTGCCTCCGGCTCGGGCTGACCACACTAGCGCCAGGGGAGATGGGGCCTGGAGCAGGTGGCGGCCCcgggctgcctccctccctgccggAGCTCCGGACCAAGACCACCTGGATGGTGTCCAGCTGTGAAGTCAGGCGCGACGGGCAGCTCCAAAGGATGAACTATGGCCGGAACCTAGAGAGGCTGGGG GTGGGGAGCCGTGTAGGCATCCGCCGGGGGGCAGATGACACAATGCACATCCTGGTAGATGGAGAGGATATGGGGCCAGCAGCCACTGGCATTGCCAAG AACGTGTGGGCCGTGTTGGATCTCTACGGGCCAGTGCGGAGTGTGTCTATTGTCAGCTCCTCGAGGCTAGAGGAGCAGGAAGGCAcccagcctccttcccccagCTCGGACACTGGCAGTGAGGGCGAGGAGGATGATGAGGGCGAGGAGCACAGCCTGGAAGTAAGAGGCAGCACCAGGACCCACAGG GGCCAGAATCAAGTGGCCATTATGCCCACAGCCCTCGAGTTCCTGGAGAACCATGGGAAGAACATCCTCTTGTCCAACAGGAACCGTACAGCTACGCGAGTGGCCAGCTACAATCAGGGCATCGTTGTCATCAACCAGCCTCTGGTGCCCCAGCTGCTGGTCCAG GTGCGAATAGACTTCTTGAACCGGCAGTGGACATCTTCCCTTGTCCTGGGAGTCATCACCTGTCCCCCGGAGAGGCTGAACTTCCCTGCTTCTGCCTGTGCCCTCAAACGGGCAGCCTGGCTGCTGCGGGGCCGTGGGGTCTTCCACAATGGTCTCAAG ATCTGTGAGAAGTTCGGGCCAAATCTGGACACATGTCCTGAAGGCACCATCCTGGGACTGCGGCTGGACGGCTCTGGGGGGCTGCATCTCCACGTCAATGGGATGGACCAGGGAGTGGCTGTGCCAGAtgtcccccagccctgccacgCACTCGTGGACCTTTATGGGCAGTGTGAGCAG GTGACAATCGTGAGCCCTGAACCAGGGGCTGCCAGTGGAAAGAGTGCTGGAACCCAAGGGGACATGGAGAAAGCTGACATGGTGGATG GTATCAAGGAGAGTGTTTGCTGGGGCCCACCACCCGCTGCTAGCCCCCTCAAGAGCTGCGAGTACCACGCCCTTTGCTCCCGTTTCCAGGAACTGCTGCTGCTTCCCG AGGATTATTTCATGCCTCCGCCGAAGCGTAGCCTGTGCTACTGTGAGTCTTGCCGGAAGCTTCGAGGAGACGAGGCCCACAGGCGCCGTGGGGAGCCCCCCCGGGAATATGCCCTACCCTTTGGCTGGTGCAGGTTCAACCTCAG GGTGAATCCCCGCCTGGAGGCTGGGACACTAACCAAGAAGTGGCACATGGCGTATCATGGGAGCAATGTGGCAGCTGTCCGGAGGGTGCTGGACCGAGGGGAGCTAGGAGCAG GCACTGCTTCCATACTGAGCTGCCGGCCCCTGAAGGGAGAGCCTGGGGTGGGGTTTGAGGAGCCTGGTGAGAACTGTGCGCCTCCCCGGGAGGAGCAGCCCCCTCCAGTGCtgctttccccctccctccagtaTGCTGGGGCCGAGACTCTGGCATCCAAAGTGCA ATTCCGGGACCCCAAATCCCAGCGGACGCACCAGGCCCAGGTGGCGTTCCAGGTGTGTGTGCGCCCTGGCTCTTACACCCCCGGCCCCCCTTCCGCTGCCCTCAGAGAACCCCCCGACCCTCACTTCAGTCCAGCTGAACTTGAGTGGGTCACCAAGGAAAAGGGGGCTACACTCCTCTATGCCCTGCTGGTACGGGTGGAATGA
- the NEURL4 gene encoding neuralized-like protein 4 isoform X2, whose amino-acid sequence MAAGSGGSGGSGGGPGPGPGGGGGPGGSGPGPGSGGGLSSGGELHPRTGRLVSLSACGRTARRQQPGQEFNHGLVLSREPLRDGRIFTVRIDRKVNSWSGSIEIGVTALDPSVLDFPSSATGLKGGSWVVSGCSVLRDGRSVLEEYGQDLDQLGEGDRVGVERTVAGELRLWVNGRDCGVAATGLPARVWAVVDLYGKCTQITVLPPEPGFNPPTPIPTPPLEPSAPPEDSALAEQGTSGDEAFMVSPAQARPETFPNSLESHNDFAGMELSEVVSNAILSAYNGGLLNVNLSSPPAGGAPGPSGAATSPILTSNDALLFHEKCGTLIKLSNNNKTAERRRPLDEFNNGVVMTNRPLRDNEMFEIRIDKLVDKWSGSIEIGVTTHNPNNLEYPATMTNLQSGTIMMSGCGILTNGKGTRREYCEFGLDELQEGDHIGLTRKSNSALHFFINGIDQGVATPLTPPVVYGVVDLYGMAVKVTIVHNNNHSDRLRRNNAILRALSPEGALRRAAPAAQAEPERLLFHPNCGQKAAITHEGRTALRPHATDDFNHGVVLSSRALRDGEVFQVRIDKMVDKWAGSIEIGVTTHNPAYLQLPSTMTNLRSGTWMMTGNGVMHNGTTILDEYGHNLDRLKAGDTVGVVRREDGTLHFFVNGMTQGPAAWNVPPGVYAVVDLYGQAAQATIVDDVEVPPVPEPLPEGNNQASPSSPSSGAGGSDLRFHQLHGSNAVITNGGRTALRHNCRSEFNDAIVISNRALRDGELFEIVIQKMVDRWSGSIEAGVTAIRPEDLEFPNTMTDIDYDTWMLSGTAIMQDGNTMRNNYGCDLDALGTGARIGMMRTAKGDLHYFINGQDQGAACSGLPPEVYAVVDLYGQCVQVSITNATGPMDNSLATSNTATEKSFPLHSPVAGVAHRFHSTCGKNITLEEDGTRAVRAAGYAHGLVFSTKELKTEEVFEVKVEELDEKWAGCLRLGLTTLAPGEMGPGAGGGPGLPPSLPELRTKTTWMVSSCEVRRDGQLQRMNYGRNLERLGVGSRVGIRRGADDTMHILVDGEDMGPAATGIAKNVWAVLDLYGPVRSVSIVSSSRLEEQEGTQPPSPSSDTGSEGEEDDEGEEHSLEVRGSTRTHRGQNQVAIMPTALEFLENHGKNILLSNRNRTATRVASYNQGIVVINQPLVPQLLVQVRIDFLNRQWTSSLVLGVITCPPERLNFPASACALKRAAWLLRGRGVFHNGLKICEKFGPNLDTCPEGTILGLRLDGSGGLHLHVNGMDQGVAVPDVPQPCHALVDLYGQCEQVTIVSPEPGAASGKSAGTQGDMEKADMVDGIKESVCWGPPPAASPLKSCEYHALCSRFQELLLLPEDYFMPPPKRSLCYCESCRKLRGDEAHRRRGEPPREYALPFGWCRFNLRVNPRLEAGTLTKKWHMAYHGSNVAAVRRVLDRGELGAGTASILSCRPLKGEPGVGFEEPGENCAPPREEQPPPVLLSPSLQYAGAETLASKVQFRDPKSQRTHQAQVAFQVCVRPGSYTPGPPSAALREPPDPHFSPAELEWVTKEKGATLLYALLVRVE is encoded by the exons ATGGCGGCGGGGTCGGGTGGGAGTGGGGGCTCTGGGGGaggcccggggccggggccaggtgggggtgggggcccggGCGGGAGCGGCCCAGGACCGGGGTCTGGCGGGGGTCTGAGCAGCGGCGGGGAACTGCACCCGCGCACCGGGCGCTTGGTGAGCTTGTCGGCCTGTGGGCGTACAGCGCGGCGGCAGCAACCGGGCCAGGAGTTTAACCACGGGCTTGTGTTGAGCCGAGAACCCTTGCGCGACGGACGCATCTTCACGGTCCGCATCGATCGCAAG GTCAACTCCTGGAGTGGCTCCATTGAGATTGGGGTGACGGCACTGGACCCCAGTGTGCTGGACTTCCCAAGCAGCGCCACGGGGCTGAAGGGGGGCTCGTGGGTAGTGTCAGGCTGCTCGGTGCTGAGGGATGGACGTTCTGTGCTGGAGGAGTATGGTCAGGACCTGGACCAGCTTGGTGAAGGGGACCGTGTGGGCGTGGAGCGCACAGTGGCGGGGGAGCTGCGGCTCTGGGTGAATGGGCGGGATTGTGGTGTGGCCGCCACGGGCCTGCCCGCTCGGGTCTGGGCTGTCGTGGACCTTTACGGCAAATGCACCCAGATCACCGTGCTACCCCCTGAGCCAGGCTTCAATCCCCCTACTCCCATCCCCACGCCTCCCCTTGAGCCCTCTGCCCCACCTGAAGATTCTGCCTTGGCTGAGCAGGGAACCTCTGGGGATGAAG CCTTCATGGTGTCCCCAGCGCAGGCCCGGCCGGAGACGTTTCCTAACAGCCTTGAGTCGCATAATG ACTTTGCTGGCATGGAGCTCTCCGAGGTGGTGAGCAACGCCATCCTGTCTGCCTACAACGGGGGGCTCCTAAACGTGAACCTGAGCTCCCCCCCAGCAGGGGGAGCACCAGGGCCTAGCGGTGCTGCCACGTCGCCCATCCTCACGTCCAACGATGCCCTACTTTTTCACGAGAAATGTGGAACCCTCATCAAACTCAGCAACAACAATAAGACGGCTGAGCGGCGCCGGCCCCTGGATGAATTCAACAATGGGGTTGTCATGACCAACCGCCCACTCCGGGACAATGAGATGTTTGAG ATCCGCATCGACAAGCTTGTAGATAAGTGGTCGGGCTCCATTGAGATTGGTGTCACCACCCACAACCCCAACAATTTGGAGTACCCAGCCACCATGACCAACCTACAGTCAG GCACCATCATGATGAGTGGCTGCGGGATCCTGACCAATGGCAAGGGCACCCGCCGCGAGTACTGTGAATTTGGTCTGGATGAGCTGCAG GAGGGCGACCACATTGGTCTCACGAGGAAGTCCAACTCTGCCCTCCACTTCTTCATTAATGGCATCGATCAGG GCGTGGCTACCCCACTGACACCCCCAGTGGTGTACGGCGTGGTGGACTTGTATGGGATGGCCGTGAAGGTGACCATCGTCCACAATAACAACCATAGTGACCGTCTGCGCCGGAACAATGCCATCCTGCGGGCACTTTCCCCCGAGGGTGCTCTCCGCCGCGCTGCTCCTGCTGCCCAGGCGGAACCCGAGCGCCTGCTCTTCCACCCCAACTGTGGGCAGAAGGCAGCCATCACCCACGAGGGACGCACAGCCCTGAGGCCCCA TGCCACCGATGACTTTAATCACGGCGTGGTGCTGAGCAGCAGAGCCCTGCGGGATGGAGAAGTGTTCCAGGTGCGCATCGACAAGATGGTAGACAAATGGGCTGGCTCCATTGAGATCGGCGTCACCACCCACAACCCTGCCTACCTCCAGCTGCCCTCCACCATGACCAACTTGCGCTCTG GGACCTGGATGATGACTGGGAATGGGGTGATGCACAATGGGACGACCATCTTGGACGAATACGGGCACAACCTGGACCGACTCAAG GCAGGGGACACGGTGGGCGTGGTGCGGCGGGAAGATGGGACTCTCCACTTCTTTGTCAATGGGATGACTCAGGGCCCTGCTGCCTGGAACGTGCCCCCGGGCGTCTATGCTGTCGTTGATCTCTACGGCCAGGCGGCCCAGGCCACCATTGTGGACGACGTGG AGGTGCCCCCGGTCCCTGAGCCACTCCCTGAGGGGAACAACCAGGCATCTCCAAGCTCCCCGTCATCAGGGGCCGGGGGCTCCGACCTCCGCTTCCACCAGCTGCACGGTAGCAACGCAGTCATCACCAACGGGGGCCGCACCGCACTCCGCCACAACTGCCGCAGCGAGTTCAATGACGCCATTGTCATCTCCAACCG GGCCCTGCGGGATGGAGAGCTGTTTGAAATTGTCATTCAGAAGATGGTGGACCGCTGGTCAGGTTCCATTGAGGCTG GAGTGACCGCTATTCGGCCGGAGGACCTTGAATTTCCCAACACGATGACAGACATTGACTACGATACATGGATGCTGAG CGGCACAGCCATCATGCAGGATGGTAACACGATGCGAAACAACTACGGGTGCGACCTCGACGCGCTGGGCACAGGCGCGCGCATCGGCATGATGCGAACAGCCAAGGGTGACCTGCACTACTTCATCAATGGCCAGGACCAAGGCGCTGCCTGCTCAGGCTTGCCTCCCG AGGTATATGCAGTCGTGGATCTGTATGGTCAGTGCGTCCAAGTGTCCATCACCAATGCCACCGGCCCCATGGACAATAGCCTGGCGACCAGCAACACCGCCACTGAGAAGTCATTCCCCCTGCACTCCCCAG TGGCTGGCGTGGCTCATCGATTCCACAGTACTTGCGGCAAGAACATCACACTGGAGGAAGACGGCACGAGGGCAGTGCGTGCGGCTGGTTACGCCCATGGCCTCGTCTTCAGCACCAAGGAGCTCAAAACGGAGGAAGTCTTTGAG GTGAAAGTGGAAGAGCTGGATGAGAAGTGGGCAGGTTGCCTCCGGCTCGGGCTGACCACACTAGCGCCAGGGGAGATGGGGCCTGGAGCAGGTGGCGGCCCcgggctgcctccctccctgccggAGCTCCGGACCAAGACCACCTGGATGGTGTCCAGCTGTGAAGTCAGGCGCGACGGGCAGCTCCAAAGGATGAACTATGGCCGGAACCTAGAGAGGCTGGGG GTGGGGAGCCGTGTAGGCATCCGCCGGGGGGCAGATGACACAATGCACATCCTGGTAGATGGAGAGGATATGGGGCCAGCAGCCACTGGCATTGCCAAG AACGTGTGGGCCGTGTTGGATCTCTACGGGCCAGTGCGGAGTGTGTCTATTGTCAGCTCCTCGAGGCTAGAGGAGCAGGAAGGCAcccagcctccttcccccagCTCGGACACTGGCAGTGAGGGCGAGGAGGATGATGAGGGCGAGGAGCACAGCCTGGAAGTAAGAGGCAGCACCAGGACCCACAGG GGCCAGAATCAAGTGGCCATTATGCCCACAGCCCTCGAGTTCCTGGAGAACCATGGGAAGAACATCCTCTTGTCCAACAGGAACCGTACAGCTACGCGAGTGGCCAGCTACAATCAGGGCATCGTTGTCATCAACCAGCCTCTGGTGCCCCAGCTGCTGGTCCAG GTGCGAATAGACTTCTTGAACCGGCAGTGGACATCTTCCCTTGTCCTGGGAGTCATCACCTGTCCCCCGGAGAGGCTGAACTTCCCTGCTTCTGCCTGTGCCCTCAAACGGGCAGCCTGGCTGCTGCGGGGCCGTGGGGTCTTCCACAATGGTCTCAAG ATCTGTGAGAAGTTCGGGCCAAATCTGGACACATGTCCTGAAGGCACCATCCTGGGACTGCGGCTGGACGGCTCTGGGGGGCTGCATCTCCACGTCAATGGGATGGACCAGGGAGTGGCTGTGCCAGAtgtcccccagccctgccacgCACTCGTGGACCTTTATGGGCAGTGTGAGCAG GTGACAATCGTGAGCCCTGAACCAGGGGCTGCCAGTGGAAAGAGTGCTGGAACCCAAGGGGACATGGAGAAAGCTGACATGGTGGATG GTATCAAGGAGAGTGTTTGCTGGGGCCCACCACCCGCTGCTAGCCCCCTCAAGAGCTGCGAGTACCACGCCCTTTGCTCCCGTTTCCAGGAACTGCTGCTGCTTCCCG AGGATTATTTCATGCCTCCGCCGAAGCGTAGCCTGTGCTACTGTGAGTCTTGCCGGAAGCTTCGAGGAGACGAGGCCCACAGGCGCCGTGGGGAGCCCCCCCGGGAATATGCCCTACCCTTTGGCTGGTGCAGGTTCAACCTCAG GGTGAATCCCCGCCTGGAGGCTGGGACACTAACCAAGAAGTGGCACATGGCGTATCATGGGAGCAATGTGGCAGCTGTCCGGAGGGTGCTGGACCGAGGGGAGCTAGGAGCAG GCACTGCTTCCATACTGAGCTGCCGGCCCCTGAAGGGAGAGCCTGGGGTGGGGTTTGAGGAGCCTGGTGAGAACTGTGCGCCTCCCCGGGAGGAGCAGCCCCCTCCAGTGCtgctttccccctccctccagtaTGCTGGGGCCGAGACTCTGGCATCCAAAGTGCA ATTCCGGGACCCCAAATCCCAGCGGACGCACCAGGCCCAGGTGGCGTTCCAGGTGTGTGTGCGCCCTGGCTCTTACACCCCCGGCCCCCCTTCCGCTGCCCTCAGAGAACCCCCCGACCCTCACTTCAGTCCAGCTGAACTTGAGTGGGTCACCAAGGAAAAGGGGGCTACACTCCTCTATGCCCTGCTGGTACGGGTGGAATGA